The genomic region CACGGTATAGAAGCTCTGCACCAGCACCCGCGCGTACGGCAGCATCAGAAATGCCACCATCCACAGCGCCAGCGGAGCGAAGAGGAGCCAGAAACGGGTCGGGAGGCGGAGCATGGGGGAATTTTGAATGATTGAATGACTGAATGACTGATAGGCGGGCCGCCGTGGTGGTTAAACTTTGAATGATTGAATGATTGATAGGTTGGCTTTGCCGGATGCAAACCCCATGCGGAGCCAACCTATCGATCATTCAGTCATTCGTTTACATCGCTCCGCTTTTCACCTCGTTCCAGACTTCGTTGTACCGCTTCCGGTTTTTGACGTATTGCCAGAAGTTCAGTTTTTCGAAGTAATAGTCGGTGTTGTTCATCTGGGTGATCTCCTGCAGTTCGGGCGACATGAAGCGTCTGGCACCGGGGTGAGCGACCGAGTAGTTGGTGACTTCGCCGACTTTCGCCATGTTTTCCGGACGGGTGATGTAGTCGATCCAGGCTTCGGCCAGTTCCTTGTTCGGCGAGTTTTTGGTGATCATCAGGCGGTCGATCCAGCCCGTGGCGCCTTCCGCGGGGATGAGGCCCTTGACGTTCATGCCGTCTTTTTTGAGCGTCGCCGGGGTCAGCGGCCAGCCGACGGCCAGCACCACCTCCTTGTTTTTCATCAGGTTGTCGAGCTCCCCGGCCGTGACCCAGTACTTGCGGACCTGCGGTTTCAGCTGCATGAGTTTCTTCTTCACCTCGGCCAGCTGCGGTTCGGTCATGTTGTAGATGCCGCCCTTATCGGGTTTGTCGTAACCCAGCAGCATGCCCGCCAGATACAGGCTCGAAATATCGTCCCAGAGCGCCACCTTGCCTTTGTATTCCGGCTTGAAGAACTCATTCCAGCTCTTGGGCTCCGTTTTGATCACGTCGGCATTGTACACCAGATAGTCCGGCCCCCAGGTAAAGGGCACACCATACGTTTCGCCGTTTTTGACGACGTCCTGCATGGCCCGGAGCTTTTCGGCCAGACTGTCGTAGGCGCTGATTCTTTTCAGGTCGATCGGCTGCACCAGGTCGCGTTCGACGAGCGCCTGCGCCATATCGGGCGAGGGCGTCACCAGGTCGTACACCTCCCCGCCGCCGGCCGTCAGTTTCGCGATCAGTTCGTCGGACGAGCCGAAATACGTGCCCTTGACGGTCACGCCGTATTTGTCTTCAAAAGCCTTGGTGAATTTCTTGTCGGCATACCCCTCCCAGCAGAGGATGTTCAGGGTTTTGCCTTTGACATCGGAAGCAAACTTGAATTCGGCATTGTCGCCGGTCGAAGCCGTGGAGTCGGCTTTTTTTTCGCCGCCGCAATTCCAGAACGACGCGGCCAGCGCTACCGTCAGCGCGGAAAGGAGGAGTTTTTTCATGTGGGTAAGCGGTTTGTTGGAATGTATGGATAGATAAGCGTAATCCAGGTAAACGCGGCACTTTCCACCCTCGCGGGCTTACTTCCGAATCAGCGACAGCTCCGGCTGCCCCCACTTATACACTTTCAGATACATCACCGTTTCCGTCTTCCGAACCCCCTCAATCCGGTGCAGGGTATTATTCATCAGGTCGAGCAGGTGGTTGTTGTCCCGACACATCACGTTGACTTCCAGGTCGTATTCGCCCGTGCGCATCGCCAGAAAACTCACTTCCGGCAGTTCGGCGATTTTCCGGGCCACGCGGGGTACGCCCTCCACGCTTTCTACCTGCACAAAAATGGCCGCGTACGAGTTGAAGCCCACCTTGTTGGGGTCCACCCGGCCGATGATCTTCAGCACACCTTTTTCCACCAGGTTCATGTACCGCTTGCTGACCGTACTCACCGCCACGCCCAGCTTTTTGGCCAGGTCCGAAAAGGACTCCCGCCCGTCGCGCTGCAGCGACTGCATGATCTGGAAATCCGTTTCGTCGGGAATGTACGTTTCGGCTGGCTGAACCTCGGCTCCGTTCATGAACTGTTTTTCACAAAGAATAAAAACAGATTTTCGATTGTCAAGACGTATATCGAAAATTTTTCGACCGGCCGACCTCTGCTGAAAATATTTTTCGCAAAAACAAAAAGTCCGTACCCGGCGGGAGCGGATACGGACGTCTCGGGGCTTTCGTCTGGGTTACTCGGCCCGCACTTCGCCTTTGATGGTCAGAAACGTAGTACCGCCTTCGGCGTTCGACTCAACCGTGACGGTTTTGTTGAAAGCGCCCGGCGAAGCGGCATTGAAAGTGGCCTTGATTTTTCCCTCCCGGCCCGGCATGACCGGTTCTTTCGGGAACTCTACCCCGGTGCAGCCGCAGGAGCCTTTGGCATTGGTGATGATGAGCGGGGCCTGCCCCCGGTTCTGAAAGACGAACTCGGCCACCACCGGCTTGCCGAGTTTGATCCGGCCAAAATCATGGGTGGTTTCGGTCCATTTGAAAGCGGCGGTCATGGAACCGGCCAGCAGCAGGGCAGCGGCCGTGAGCCAGAGTACGGAGGTGATGATCAGGATGCGTTTCATGGGATTTGTGTTTAACGGTTCGGCCATAGCCGGTTTGGTTTACGGAAACAAAGGTATGGGCTGGCCCTGCGGGGGCTTGTTAACGGCTCGCTAATAATTGTTAATGAGATGTTAACGGGTTGACGGAAAGCCGGGGGCGGTTAAATTTGCAGAGACTTAAACCGCCAACCTCCCATGTCCCGACGGGTAATCCGCACGCTGCTGGTGCTGTCTGTTATCTCCATCATCGGCATTCTGACTATGCAGACGCTCTGGGTCGTCAAAGCCTATCGCCTGGGCGAACGGCAGTTCCGGCAGACGGCCTTTATCGCCTTGCAGGATGTGGCCGAGCAGGTCGCCCGCCTCAACCGCGTCACGCTGGGCTGCGACGCCGTTTCCCAGCTTTCGTCGGACTATTTTATCGTCAATACCCACTCGCCGGTCGATCCCGTTACGCTGGAACACTTCATCACCCAGTCGCTGCGGCAGCACAACCTGATTACGGATTTTGAATACGGCATTTACAGTTGCGAAAGCAACCGAATGATCTACGGCAACTACGTCAGCCCGCAGGTCCATGCGCGGCGGACGGCCTCGGCCCTGCCCCTGCTCCAAACGCCGGAGTTTACCTACCACTTCGGCATCCGGTTTCCGAACCAGGCCCGGTTCATCGCCTCGGGACTCGACAACTTCATCATCTCCACGGTGGCGGTGCTGCTGGTGGTCCTTTTCTTCGGCTACACCCTGTTCATCGTGCTGCGGCAGCGGCGGCTGGCTGATGTCCAGCAGGATTTTATCAACAACATCACCCACGAGCTGCAAACCCCGGTTTCCACCATTCGGATCGCCGCCGACGTGCTGCGCTCGGAAGGCATCGCCGAACAGCCCGAGCGGCTGAAACAGTACGCCCGGGTGCTGCACGAAGAAAGTCTGCGGCTCCAGAAACAGGTGCAGGACGTGCTCCAGCTGGCCCGGTCCGAACGGATGCGGTTCGCCCTTAACCCGCAGGAGGTCGATCTGCACGACACGCTGCGCCGGCTCGCGGCGCTGTACCAGCCGCACGTCATTCTGCAACTGGACGCGCCCAGCCCCGTCATTCAGGCCGATCCGTATCATCTCGAAAATATCATCCGGAACCTGCTGGACAATGCCGTCAAGTACTGTACCGGCACTCCCTGCATCACCATCCGCACCCGCAACGAAGGCAACCAGCTCCTGTGGTCGGTGCGCGACAACGGCATTGGTATCGCGCAGGAGTACCACGAAAAGGTGTTCCGGCAGTTTTTCCGGATTCCGACCGACCGGATGCACACGGTAAAAGGCTTTGGCATCGGGCTTTATTACGTCCGGAAAGTGATTCAGGCGCACCGCTGGCAAATCCGGCTGCAAAGCGAAGAAGGAAAAGGCAGTGAATTCGTGATTGTTTCGATTTAAGACCATGTCCGCACCCCGAGCCCGCATTCTGTACGTGGAAGACGACGTCAATCTGAGCTTTGTTACGAAAGATAACCTCGAACTGGCCCAGTTTCAGGTGGAGCACCACACCAGCGGACTCGAAGCCTGGGCGGCTTTCGGGCAGAACACCTACGACCTC from Tellurirhabdus rosea harbors:
- a CDS encoding ABC transporter substrate-binding protein codes for the protein MKKLLLSALTVALAASFWNCGGEKKADSTASTGDNAEFKFASDVKGKTLNILCWEGYADKKFTKAFEDKYGVTVKGTYFGSSDELIAKLTAGGGEVYDLVTPSPDMAQALVERDLVQPIDLKRISAYDSLAEKLRAMQDVVKNGETYGVPFTWGPDYLVYNADVIKTEPKSWNEFFKPEYKGKVALWDDISSLYLAGMLLGYDKPDKGGIYNMTEPQLAEVKKKLMQLKPQVRKYWVTAGELDNLMKNKEVVLAVGWPLTPATLKKDGMNVKGLIPAEGATGWIDRLMITKNSPNKELAEAWIDYITRPENMAKVGEVTNYSVAHPGARRFMSPELQEITQMNNTDYYFEKLNFWQYVKNRKRYNEVWNEVKSGAM
- a CDS encoding Lrp/AsnC family transcriptional regulator; translated protein: MNGAEVQPAETYIPDETDFQIMQSLQRDGRESFSDLAKKLGVAVSTVSKRYMNLVEKGVLKIIGRVDPNKVGFNSYAAIFVQVESVEGVPRVARKIAELPEVSFLAMRTGEYDLEVNVMCRDNNHLLDLMNNTLHRIEGVRKTETVMYLKVYKWGQPELSLIRK
- a CDS encoding DUF1573 domain-containing protein; translation: MKRILIITSVLWLTAAALLLAGSMTAAFKWTETTHDFGRIKLGKPVVAEFVFQNRGQAPLIITNAKGSCGCTGVEFPKEPVMPGREGKIKATFNAASPGAFNKTVTVESNAEGGTTFLTIKGEVRAE
- a CDS encoding sensor histidine kinase; the protein is MSRRVIRTLLVLSVISIIGILTMQTLWVVKAYRLGERQFRQTAFIALQDVAEQVARLNRVTLGCDAVSQLSSDYFIVNTHSPVDPVTLEHFITQSLRQHNLITDFEYGIYSCESNRMIYGNYVSPQVHARRTASALPLLQTPEFTYHFGIRFPNQARFIASGLDNFIISTVAVLLVVLFFGYTLFIVLRQRRLADVQQDFINNITHELQTPVSTIRIAADVLRSEGIAEQPERLKQYARVLHEESLRLQKQVQDVLQLARSERMRFALNPQEVDLHDTLRRLAALYQPHVILQLDAPSPVIQADPYHLENIIRNLLDNAVKYCTGTPCITIRTRNEGNQLLWSVRDNGIGIAQEYHEKVFRQFFRIPTDRMHTVKGFGIGLYYVRKVIQAHRWQIRLQSEEGKGSEFVIVSI